The Pseudomonas azotoformans genome has a segment encoding these proteins:
- the kdgD gene encoding 5-dehydro-4-deoxyglucarate dehydratase, which yields MNPQELKSILSHGLLSFPVTDFNAQGDFHQAGYIKRLEWLAPYGATALFAAGGTGEFFSLAASEYSQVVKTAVDTCATSVPILAGVGGSTRQAIEYAQEAERLGAKGLLLLPHYLTEASQDGVAAHVEAVCKSVKIGVVVYNRNVCRLTAPLLERLAERCPNLIGYKDGLGDIELMVSIRRRLGDRFSYLGGLPTAEVYAAAYKALGVPVYSSAVFNFIPKTAMDFYHAIAKDDHATVSKIIDDFFLPYLDIRNRKAGYAVSIVKAGAKIAGYDAGPVRTPLTDLLPEEYEALAALIDKQGAQ from the coding sequence ATGAATCCACAAGAACTGAAGTCCATCCTTTCCCACGGTCTGCTGTCTTTCCCGGTGACCGATTTCAACGCCCAGGGTGACTTCCACCAGGCGGGTTACATCAAGCGCCTGGAGTGGCTGGCCCCGTACGGCGCCACCGCCTTGTTCGCGGCCGGCGGCACCGGTGAGTTTTTCTCCCTCGCCGCCAGCGAATATTCCCAAGTGGTGAAAACCGCCGTGGATACCTGCGCCACCAGCGTGCCGATCCTGGCCGGTGTCGGCGGTTCGACCCGCCAAGCCATTGAATACGCCCAGGAAGCCGAGCGCCTCGGCGCCAAAGGCCTGCTGCTGCTGCCGCACTACCTCACCGAAGCCAGTCAGGACGGCGTTGCCGCCCACGTTGAAGCCGTGTGCAAATCGGTCAAGATCGGTGTGGTGGTCTACAACCGCAACGTCTGCCGCCTGACCGCGCCGCTGCTGGAACGCCTGGCCGAGCGCTGCCCGAACCTGATCGGCTACAAGGATGGCCTGGGTGATATCGAGTTGATGGTGTCGATCCGTCGCCGCCTCGGTGATCGTTTCAGCTACCTCGGCGGCCTGCCGACGGCAGAGGTTTACGCCGCTGCCTACAAGGCCCTGGGGGTTCCGGTGTACTCCTCGGCGGTGTTCAACTTTATCCCGAAAACCGCGATGGACTTCTATCACGCGATTGCCAAGGACGATCACGCCACCGTTTCCAAGATCATCGACGACTTCTTCCTGCCTTACCTGGACATCCGCAACCGCAAGGCCGGGTATGCCGTGAGCATCGTCAAGGCCGGTGCAAAAATCGCCGGCTACGACGCAGGCCCGGTGCGCACGCCGCTGACCGACCTGTTGCCGGAAGAATATGAAGCCCTGGCCGCGCTGATCGACAAGCAAGGCGCGCAATAA
- a CDS encoding aldehyde dehydrogenase family protein, with protein MSQAQRFDNYINGQWVAGADYCVNLNPSELPDVIGEYAKADVAQVNAAIDAARAAFPAWSTSGIQARHDSLDKVGSEILARREELGTLLAREEGKTLPEAIGEVTRAGNIFKFFAGECLRLSGDYVPSVRPGVNVEVTREALGVVGLITPWNFPIAIPAWKIAPALAYGNCVVIKPAELVPGCAWALAEIISRAGFPAGVFNLVMGSGRVVGDVLVNSPKVDGISFTGSVGVGRQIAVSCVSRQAKVQLEMGGKNPQIILDDADLKQAVELSVQSAFYSTGQRCTASSRLIVTAGIHDQFVTAMAERMKSIKVGHALKSGTDIGPVVSQAQLDQDLKYIDIGQSEGARLVSGGGLVTCDTEGYYLAPTLFADSEAAMRISREEIFGPVANVVRVADYEAALAMANDTEFGLSAGIATTSLKYANHFKRHSQAGMVMVNLPTAGVDYHVPFGGRKGSSYGSREQGRYAQEFYTVVKTSYIGS; from the coding sequence GTGTCCCAAGCTCAACGTTTTGACAACTACATCAATGGCCAATGGGTGGCCGGTGCCGACTATTGCGTCAACCTCAACCCGTCAGAGTTGCCCGATGTCATTGGCGAATACGCCAAGGCGGATGTTGCCCAGGTCAACGCCGCCATCGATGCAGCCCGCGCGGCATTCCCGGCCTGGTCCACTTCCGGGATCCAGGCTCGCCATGATTCTTTGGATAAAGTCGGCAGCGAAATCCTCGCCCGCCGCGAAGAACTCGGCACTCTACTGGCCCGTGAAGAGGGCAAGACCCTGCCTGAAGCCATCGGTGAAGTGACCCGCGCCGGTAACATCTTCAAGTTCTTTGCGGGTGAATGCCTGCGCCTGTCCGGCGACTACGTGCCGTCGGTTCGACCGGGCGTGAACGTCGAAGTCACCCGTGAAGCTTTGGGTGTGGTCGGCCTGATCACGCCGTGGAACTTCCCGATCGCCATCCCCGCCTGGAAAATCGCCCCGGCCCTGGCCTACGGCAACTGCGTGGTGATCAAGCCCGCCGAGCTGGTGCCGGGCTGTGCCTGGGCCCTGGCAGAGATCATCTCCCGCGCTGGCTTCCCGGCGGGTGTGTTCAACCTGGTGATGGGCAGCGGCCGCGTGGTCGGCGACGTGCTGGTCAATAGCCCGAAAGTCGACGGCATCAGCTTCACCGGTTCTGTGGGTGTCGGTCGTCAGATCGCCGTCAGCTGCGTGTCGCGCCAGGCCAAAGTGCAGTTGGAAATGGGCGGCAAGAACCCGCAGATCATCCTCGACGACGCCGACCTCAAGCAGGCCGTCGAGCTGTCGGTGCAGAGCGCGTTCTACTCCACCGGCCAGCGTTGCACCGCTTCCAGCCGCTTGATCGTCACCGCCGGGATTCACGACCAGTTCGTCACGGCCATGGCCGAACGCATGAAGTCGATCAAAGTCGGCCACGCGCTGAAAAGCGGCACCGACATTGGCCCGGTGGTTTCCCAGGCGCAATTGGACCAGGACCTCAAGTACATCGACATTGGCCAAAGCGAAGGTGCGCGGTTGGTCAGCGGTGGCGGCCTGGTGACTTGTGACACCGAAGGCTACTACCTGGCCCCAACGCTGTTTGCCGACAGCGAAGCGGCCATGCGCATCAGCCGTGAAGAGATCTTCGGGCCGGTGGCCAACGTGGTGCGCGTGGCGGATTACGAAGCGGCGCTGGCCATGGCCAACGACACCGAGTTCGGTTTGTCTGCGGGCATTGCCACCACCTCGCTCAAGTACGCCAACCACTTCAAGCGCCACTCCCAGGCCGGGATGGTGATGGTCAACCTGCCGACCGCTGGTGTGGATTACCACGTTCCGTTCGGTGGCCGTAAGGGCTCATCCTATGGTTCGCGTGAGCAAGGTCGCTATGCGCAAGAGTTCTACACCGTGGTGAAGACCAGCTACATCGGTTCGTAA
- a CDS encoding MFS transporter: protein MQATKPTHVRYLILLMLFLVTTINYADRTTIAIAGSSLQKDLGIDAVTLGYIFSAFGWAYVAGQIPGGWLLDRFGSKKVYALSIFTWSLFTVLQGYVGEFGVSTAVVALFMLRFMVGLAEAPSFPGNARIVAAWFPTAERGTASAIFNSAQYFATVLFAPLMGWIVYRFGWQHVFIVMGVIGIVFSLIWLKVIHSPRQHPLINEAEFNHIAANGAMVDMDQDKGKGKKTDGPKWDYIRQLLTNRMMLGVYLGQYCINGITYFFLTWFPVYLVQDRGMTILKAGFIASLPAICGFIGGVLGGVISDYLLRKGHSLTFARKAPIIGGLLISSSIVACNYVDIEWMVVGFMALAFFGKGVGALGWAVVSDTSPKQIAGLSGGLFNTFGNLASITTPIVIGYIISTTGSFKWALVFVGANALVAVFSYLVIVGPIKRVVLKEPPTKGPELTNLTEAHS, encoded by the coding sequence ATGCAAGCGACCAAGCCGACCCACGTCCGCTATTTGATCCTGCTCATGCTGTTCCTGGTGACCACGATCAACTACGCCGACCGGACCACCATCGCCATCGCGGGCTCCAGCCTGCAAAAAGACCTCGGCATCGACGCGGTCACCCTCGGTTATATCTTCTCTGCATTCGGTTGGGCCTACGTGGCCGGGCAAATCCCCGGCGGCTGGCTGCTGGACCGGTTTGGCTCGAAAAAAGTCTATGCCCTGAGCATCTTCACCTGGTCACTGTTCACTGTGCTGCAAGGCTATGTCGGTGAGTTTGGTGTCTCCACCGCCGTGGTTGCGCTGTTTATGCTGCGCTTTATGGTCGGCCTGGCAGAAGCGCCATCGTTTCCCGGAAATGCCCGTATTGTGGCGGCGTGGTTTCCGACGGCTGAGCGCGGTACGGCTTCGGCGATCTTCAACTCGGCCCAATACTTCGCCACGGTGTTGTTTGCACCGCTGATGGGCTGGATCGTCTATCGCTTCGGCTGGCAGCACGTGTTTATCGTGATGGGTGTGATCGGCATCGTGTTTTCGCTGATCTGGCTGAAAGTTATCCACAGCCCGCGCCAGCACCCGCTGATCAACGAAGCTGAGTTCAATCACATCGCCGCCAATGGCGCGATGGTCGATATGGATCAGGACAAAGGTAAGGGTAAGAAAACCGACGGACCGAAGTGGGATTACATCCGCCAGTTGCTGACCAACCGCATGATGCTCGGCGTGTACCTGGGCCAGTATTGCATCAACGGTATCACTTACTTCTTCCTCACCTGGTTCCCGGTGTACCTGGTGCAGGACCGTGGCATGACCATCCTCAAGGCCGGTTTCATCGCCTCGTTGCCGGCGATCTGCGGGTTTATCGGCGGCGTGCTCGGCGGGGTGATTTCCGATTACCTGCTGCGCAAGGGCCATTCCCTGACCTTCGCCCGTAAAGCGCCGATCATTGGTGGCCTGCTGATCTCCAGCAGCATCGTGGCCTGTAACTACGTGGATATCGAATGGATGGTGGTGGGCTTCATGGCCTTGGCCTTCTTCGGTAAAGGCGTTGGCGCACTGGGTTGGGCGGTGGTGTCTGACACCTCGCCGAAACAAATCGCCGGCCTCAGTGGTGGCCTTTTCAACACCTTCGGTAACCTCGCGTCGATTACCACGCCGATCGTTATTGGCTACATCATCAGCACCACCGGTTCGTTCAAATGGGCCTTGGTGTTCGTCGGCGCCAATGCGCTGGTGGCGGTGTTCAGCTACCTGGTCATCGTTGGGCCGATCAAACGTGTAGTCCTCAAAGAGCCGCCGACCAAAGGGCCTGAGTTGACCAACCTAACCGAAGCGCATTCCTGA
- the garD gene encoding galactarate dehydratase has translation MQLIEHADSPRSIRLHERDNVVIVVNDQGVPAGTEFPDGLVTVDFIPQSHKVTLEDIPEGGQIIRYGQTIGYALAPIPRGSWVQEDQLRMPTAPPLDSLPLSTEVPEAQAPLEGFTFEGYRNADGTVGTRNILGITTTVQCVTGVLDHAVKRIKDELLPKYPHVDDVVALTHSYGCGVAITATDAYIPIRTVRNLARNPNLGGEALVISLGCEKLQAGQVMHDNDSSVDLSEPWLYRLQDSSHGFTEMIEQIMELAETRLKKLDQRRRETVPASELILGMQCGGSDAFSGITANPALGYASDLLLRAGATVMFSEVTEVRDAIYLLTSRAQSKEVAQELVREMDWYDRYLAKGEADRSANTTPGNKKGGLSNIVEKSLGSIVKSGSSAINGVLGPGERFKGKGLIFCATPASDFVCGTLQLAAGMNLHVFTTGRGTPYGLAMAPVVKVSTRTELAQRWPDLIDIDAGRIATGRASIEELGWELFHFYLDVASGKKQTWAEHHKLHNDITLFNPAPIT, from the coding sequence ATGCAGTTGATTGAACATGCCGACTCGCCGCGCTCCATTCGTTTGCACGAACGCGACAACGTGGTGATCGTGGTCAATGACCAGGGCGTTCCGGCCGGGACCGAATTCCCGGACGGCCTGGTGACCGTGGATTTCATCCCGCAGAGCCACAAGGTGACCCTGGAAGACATCCCCGAAGGCGGTCAGATTATTCGCTACGGCCAGACCATCGGTTACGCCCTGGCACCCATCCCGCGCGGCAGTTGGGTGCAGGAGGATCAACTGCGCATGCCCACTGCGCCGCCGTTGGACAGCTTGCCGCTGTCCACCGAGGTGCCTGAGGCCCAGGCACCGTTGGAAGGGTTCACCTTTGAGGGTTACCGCAACGCGGATGGCACGGTGGGCACGCGCAATATCCTTGGCATCACCACCACGGTGCAGTGCGTCACCGGCGTGCTGGACCATGCGGTCAAGCGCATCAAGGACGAATTACTGCCCAAGTACCCACACGTCGACGACGTGGTGGCGCTGACCCACAGCTACGGCTGCGGCGTGGCGATCACCGCCACCGATGCCTACATTCCGATCCGCACGGTGCGCAACCTGGCGCGCAACCCGAACCTGGGCGGCGAAGCCCTGGTGATCAGTCTGGGTTGCGAGAAATTGCAGGCCGGGCAGGTGATGCACGACAACGACAGCTCGGTTGACCTGAGTGAGCCCTGGCTCTACCGGCTGCAGGATTCCAGCCACGGCTTTACCGAGATGATCGAGCAGATCATGGAACTGGCCGAGACGCGCTTGAAGAAACTCGACCAGCGCCGCCGGGAAACCGTGCCGGCGTCCGAGCTGATCCTGGGCATGCAGTGTGGCGGCAGTGATGCGTTTTCCGGCATCACCGCCAACCCGGCGCTGGGCTATGCCTCGGATTTGCTGTTGCGGGCCGGCGCGACGGTGATGTTTTCCGAAGTCACTGAAGTCCGCGATGCCATCTACCTGCTGACGTCTCGCGCGCAAAGCAAGGAAGTTGCTCAGGAGCTGGTCCGGGAAATGGACTGGTACGACCGTTACCTGGCCAAGGGCGAAGCGGATCGCAGCGCCAACACCACGCCCGGCAACAAGAAGGGCGGGTTATCGAACATTGTCGAGAAGTCCCTGGGCTCCATCGTCAAGTCTGGCAGCAGCGCGATCAATGGCGTGCTCGGCCCAGGCGAGCGTTTCAAGGGCAAGGGCCTGATTTTTTGCGCCACGCCGGCCAGTGACTTTGTGTGCGGCACCTTGCAACTGGCGGCGGGGATGAACCTGCATGTGTTCACCACCGGGCGTGGTACGCCGTATGGGCTGGCGATGGCGCCGGTGGTGAAGGTGTCGACGCGTACGGAGCTGGCGCAGCGCTGGCCGGACCTGATCGATATCGATGCTGGGCGTATTGCCACGGGACGGGCGAGCATCGAGGAACTGGGCTGGGAGTTGTTTCACTTTTACCTGGATGTGGCCAGTGGCAAGAAGCAGACGTGGGCGGAGCATCACAAGCTGCACAACGACATCACGTTGTTTAACCCGGCGCCGATTACCTGA
- a CDS encoding AEC family transporter, whose translation MLAIFLTTLTITAPVFAMLFLGVLLKRINWINDNFIHTASSLVFNVTMPALLFLGILHADLHSALKPGLLIYFAVATLLSFALAWGWAIFRCPREDRGIYTQGAFRGNNGVIGLALAASMYGDYGISLGAILAALVILFYNTLSTIVLAVYSPVIKSDPWSICKSVVANPLIISVIVAAPFAYFQIGLPGWLEKSMQYLADTTLPLALICIGGTLSLAALRKSGNRALSASLMKMVWLPVAATLGAWLLGFRGPELGILFLYFGAPTAAASFVMARAAEGNHELAAAIIVITTLMAAVTTNIGIFVLQAGGWI comes from the coding sequence ATGCTGGCAATTTTCCTCACGACCCTGACCATCACCGCGCCGGTGTTTGCCATGCTGTTTCTGGGGGTGCTGCTCAAGCGCATCAACTGGATCAACGACAATTTCATCCACACGGCCTCGTCCCTGGTGTTTAACGTCACCATGCCGGCGCTGCTGTTCCTCGGTATCTTGCATGCCGACCTGCACTCGGCGCTCAAGCCGGGGCTGCTGATCTACTTTGCGGTTGCGACCTTGCTCAGCTTCGCCCTGGCCTGGGGCTGGGCGATCTTTCGTTGCCCGCGTGAAGACCGGGGCATCTACACCCAGGGCGCGTTTCGCGGCAATAACGGTGTGATTGGCTTGGCGCTGGCGGCCAGCATGTACGGTGACTATGGGATTTCCCTTGGTGCGATTCTCGCGGCGCTGGTGATCCTGTTCTACAACACGCTGTCGACCATCGTGCTGGCGGTGTACAGCCCGGTGATCAAGTCCGATCCGTGGAGCATCTGCAAAAGTGTGGTGGCCAACCCGTTGATCATCAGCGTGATCGTGGCGGCACCGTTCGCTTATTTTCAGATTGGCCTGCCGGGCTGGTTGGAAAAATCCATGCAGTATCTGGCCGATACCACCTTGCCGTTGGCCTTGATCTGCATTGGCGGCACCTTGTCCCTGGCAGCGTTGCGCAAGAGCGGCAATAGGGCGCTGAGCGCGAGTTTGATGAAGATGGTCTGGCTGCCGGTGGCGGCGACCTTGGGCGCGTGGTTGCTGGGCTTTCGCGGGCCAGAGTTGGGGATTCTGTTCCTGTACTTCGGTGCGCCGACCGCAGCCGCCAGTTTTGTGATGGCCAGGGCGGCCGAGGGTAATCATGAGCTGGCGGCGGCGATTATCGTGATCACCACCTTGATGGCGGCGGTGACCACGAATATCGGGATCTTCGTGTTGCAGGCCGGCGGCTGGATCTAG
- a CDS encoding carboxymuconolactone decarboxylase family protein: MTDQKKPGVEMRRQVMGDVFVDRALGNATEFTQPLQDFVNEHAWGSVWNREGLPLKTRSLITLAALTALKCPQELKGHVRGALNNGCTVEEIREALLHCAVYAGVPAAIDAFRAAQEVIDTYQKEG; encoded by the coding sequence ATGACCGATCAGAAAAAGCCCGGGGTTGAGATGCGTCGCCAGGTCATGGGCGATGTGTTCGTCGACCGCGCCCTGGGCAATGCCACCGAGTTCACCCAGCCGCTGCAGGATTTCGTCAACGAGCACGCCTGGGGCAGTGTGTGGAACCGCGAAGGCTTGCCGCTGAAAACCCGCAGCCTGATCACCCTCGCCGCCCTGACCGCGCTCAAGTGCCCGCAGGAACTCAAAGGTCACGTGCGCGGCGCGTTGAACAATGGCTGTACCGTGGAAGAGATTCGCGAGGCGTTGCTGCATTGCGCGGTGTATGCCGGTGTGCCGGCGGCGATTGATGCGTTCCGCGCCGCCCAGGAAGTGATCGACACCTACCAGAAAGAAGGCTAG
- a CDS encoding calcium/sodium antiporter: MVSGLVLLIIGAEILVRAAVRLAASLKVRPLIIGLTIVAFGSSAPQMTVSLQATLAGNTDIAVGSVIGSSIFNILVTLGLSALIIPLRVSRQLVRLDIPVMILAGLLVFTLAANEELTPLDGLLLLVALVAYLGVLHYQTRHSRRPRTLDTVARAPWLSSVLLMLGGLLILVLAGHLLLGAAVDVASDLGLSERVIGLTLIGVGTSLPCLATSLIAALRGERDIAVGNVIGSNLFNLLGVLGLTALLAPSPLSVSPNALDFDLPVMLGVVVLCLPVFYTGYRVTRAEGLVLLGLYLAYGLHVMAFTTGMPLATQLEHLMLYYVLPVLVAFLLFSTLRAWRRQHKRESQ, translated from the coding sequence TTGGTCAGCGGCCTGGTGCTGCTGATCATCGGCGCCGAAATCCTGGTGCGCGCCGCCGTGCGCCTGGCCGCGAGCCTCAAGGTGCGACCGCTGATCATCGGCCTGACAATCGTCGCCTTCGGCAGCAGCGCGCCACAGATGACCGTCAGCCTGCAAGCCACCCTGGCCGGCAACACCGATATCGCCGTGGGCAGTGTGATCGGCAGCAGCATCTTCAACATCCTCGTGACCCTCGGGCTGTCGGCGCTGATCATTCCGTTGCGGGTCTCACGCCAACTGGTGCGCCTGGATATTCCGGTGATGATCCTGGCCGGGCTGCTGGTGTTCACCCTCGCCGCCAACGAAGAACTCACGCCGCTTGATGGCTTGCTGTTGCTGGTTGCCCTGGTCGCCTACCTCGGCGTGCTGCATTACCAAACGCGCCATTCCCGCCGCCCACGCACACTGGACACCGTAGCCCGCGCGCCCTGGCTGAGCAGCGTGTTGCTGATGCTCGGCGGGCTGCTGATCCTGGTGCTGGCCGGCCATTTGTTGTTGGGCGCGGCGGTGGATGTGGCGAGCGACCTGGGCCTGTCGGAACGTGTGATCGGCCTGACCTTGATCGGCGTCGGCACCTCGCTGCCATGCCTGGCGACCTCGCTGATTGCCGCCCTGCGCGGCGAGCGGGACATCGCCGTGGGCAACGTGATTGGCAGCAACCTGTTCAACCTGCTGGGCGTATTGGGCCTGACCGCGCTGCTCGCGCCCTCGCCGCTGTCGGTATCGCCCAATGCCCTGGACTTCGACCTGCCGGTGATGCTCGGCGTGGTGGTGCTGTGCCTGCCGGTGTTCTACACCGGGTACCGGGTGACCCGCGCCGAAGGCCTGGTGTTGCTGGGCCTGTACCTGGCGTATGGGTTGCACGTGATGGCCTTTACTACGGGCATGCCCCTGGCCACCCAGCTTGAACACCTGATGCTGTATTACGTCCTGCCAGTGCTGGTGGCTTTTCTGTTGTTCAGCACGCTGCGAGCCTGGCGCCGCCAACACAAGAGGGAATCGCAATGA
- a CDS encoding septal ring lytic transglycosylase RlpA family protein, producing the protein MKRLLGLLALFSLLAGCASGVINPNGYDETGTASYYGARHHGKKTASGEPFNQNALTAAHRQLPFGTQVKVTNLDNDKSVVVRINDRGPHTRGRLIDLSRKAAEQLGMISSGTARVRVQALSN; encoded by the coding sequence ATGAAGCGTCTACTCGGCCTCCTGGCCTTGTTCTCCCTGTTGGCCGGCTGCGCCAGCGGCGTCATCAACCCCAACGGCTACGACGAAACCGGCACCGCCTCCTATTACGGCGCCCGGCACCATGGCAAAAAGACCGCCAGCGGTGAACCCTTCAACCAGAACGCCCTGACCGCCGCCCACCGGCAATTGCCGTTCGGCACCCAGGTCAAGGTCACCAATCTCGACAACGACAAATCCGTGGTTGTCCGCATCAACGATCGCGGCCCGCATACCCGTGGGCGCCTGATCGATCTTTCACGCAAGGCAGCCGAACAGCTGGGTATGATCAGCAGCGGTACGGCGCGAGTGCGCGTACAAGCGCTTAGCAACTAA
- the gatB gene encoding Asp-tRNA(Asn)/Glu-tRNA(Gln) amidotransferase subunit GatB yields the protein MQWEVVIGLEIHTQLATQSKIFSGSATTFGSEPNTQASLVDLGMPGVLPVLNQEAVRMAVMFGLAIDAEIGQHNVFARKNYFYPDLPKGYQISQMELPIVGKGHLDIPLEDGTIKRVGVTRAHLEEDAGKSLHEEFPGATGIDLNRAGTPLLEIVSEPDMRSAKEAVAYVKTIHALVRYLGICDGNMAEGSLRCDCNVSIRPKGQAEYGTRCEIKNVNSFRFIEKAINSEVRRQIELIEDGGKVIQQTRLYDPNKDETRAMRSKEEANDYRYFPDPDLLPVVIEDSFLNDVRATLPELPQQKRERFQAQFGLSVYDASVLASSREQANYFEKVVSIAGDAKLAANWVMVELGSLLNKQGLEIDEAPVTAEQLGGMLLRIKDNTISGKIAKTVFEAMAAGEGSADEIIEQRGLKQVTDSGAISAVLDEMLAANAEQVEQYRAADEAKRGKMFGFFVGQAMKASKGKANPQQVNELLKSKLEG from the coding sequence ATGCAATGGGAAGTTGTGATCGGGCTGGAGATTCATACCCAGCTCGCCACCCAATCGAAGATTTTCTCCGGTAGCGCCACCACGTTTGGCTCCGAGCCGAACACCCAGGCCAGCCTGGTCGACCTGGGCATGCCCGGCGTTTTGCCAGTGCTGAACCAGGAAGCGGTGCGCATGGCGGTGATGTTCGGCCTGGCGATTGACGCCGAGATCGGCCAGCACAACGTGTTCGCGCGCAAGAACTACTTCTACCCGGACCTGCCCAAGGGCTACCAGATCAGCCAGATGGAACTGCCGATCGTCGGCAAGGGCCACCTGGACATCCCCCTGGAAGACGGCACCATCAAGCGCGTCGGCGTGACCCGTGCGCACCTTGAAGAAGACGCCGGCAAGAGCCTGCACGAAGAATTCCCAGGCGCCACCGGTATCGACTTGAACCGCGCCGGTACACCGCTGCTGGAAATCGTCTCCGAGCCGGACATGCGCAGCGCCAAGGAAGCCGTGGCCTACGTCAAGACCATCCACGCGCTGGTGCGTTACCTGGGCATTTGCGACGGCAACATGGCCGAAGGCTCGCTGCGTTGCGACTGCAACGTGTCGATCCGTCCAAAGGGCCAAGCCGAGTACGGCACTCGCTGCGAGATCAAGAACGTCAACTCGTTCCGCTTCATCGAGAAGGCGATCAACAGCGAAGTACGCCGCCAGATCGAGCTGATCGAAGACGGCGGCAAGGTCATCCAGCAAACGCGCCTGTACGACCCGAACAAAGACGAAACCCGCGCCATGCGCAGCAAAGAGGAAGCCAACGACTACCGTTACTTCCCCGACCCGGACTTGTTGCCGGTGGTCATCGAGGACTCGTTCCTCAATGACGTGCGCGCCACCCTGCCGGAACTGCCGCAGCAGAAACGCGAGCGCTTCCAGGCGCAGTTCGGCCTGTCGGTCTACGATGCCAGCGTCTTGGCCTCCAGCCGTGAACAAGCCAACTACTTCGAAAAAGTCGTGAGCATTGCCGGCGACGCCAAACTGGCGGCCAACTGGGTGATGGTTGAGCTGGGCAGCCTGTTGAACAAACAGGGCCTGGAAATCGACGAAGCCCCGGTCACCGCAGAGCAATTGGGCGGCATGCTGTTGCGCATCAAGGACAACACCATCTCCGGCAAGATCGCCAAGACCGTGTTCGAAGCCATGGCCGCAGGCGAAGGCAGCGCGGACGAGATCATCGAGCAGCGTGGCCTCAAGCAAGTCACCGACAGCGGCGCAATTTCGGCCGTATTGGATGAAATGCTCGCAGCCAACGCCGAGCAGGTCGAGCAATACCGTGCGGCAGACGAGGCCAAGCGCGGCAAGATGTTCGGCTTCTTTGTGGGTCAGGCGATGAAAGCCTCCAAGGGCAAGGCCAACCCGCAACAGGTGAACGAATTGCTGAAAAGCAAGCTCGAAGGCTGA